A DNA window from Brachionichthys hirsutus isolate HB-005 unplaced genomic scaffold, CSIRO-AGI_Bhir_v1 contig_651, whole genome shotgun sequence contains the following coding sequences:
- the LOC137914947 gene encoding guanine nucleotide exchange factor VAV2-like, producing VISALSRISHHSIAQIKGIRPFPSEDTALNEDDVYRSLEELADEHDLGEDDIYDCVPCDDDGDDIYEDIIKVEVRQPMIRYMQKMGMTEDDKRNCCLVEIQETEAKYYKTLEDIERNYMIPLKQVLSPQDMEAIFVNLEDVIKVHFALLRAIDLNMVTGGSGLGKIFLDFKERLLIYGLYCSHMEIAQKTLDELIATREDVKITVEECTMKVQEGKFKLQDLLVVPMQRVLKYHLLLKELLSHSTDRPERQQLKEALEAMQDLAMYINEVKRDNETLKKISEFQSSIENLQQVKLEEYGRPKIDGELKVCSIVNRTKQDRYIFLFDKVVIVCKRKGYSYELKEIIELQSYKMSDDPMNNRDVKKSSGKMWSYGFYLIHLQGKQGFQFFCKTEDTKRKWMEQFDMAMSNIKPERATANQHNFQMHTFDKNTNCRACKMLLRGIFYQGYYCSRCGTGAHKECLEVITICRINPHDLEPGISSGPKMVAVRNYHGTPAPPGKAPLSFQTGDFIELLKGDPDTAWWEGKLMQTQKSGFFPSTCVKPYLDPKPFQSLSSRQSSREADYYGYPWFAGNMERQQADNLLKSHSSGTYLIRERTAEAERFAISIKFNDEVKHIKVIEKDSWIHITEAKKFESLLELVEYYQSHSLKESFKLLDTTLRHPYKSRERSLTRASTRSPAATCASYNFSFLSPQGLNFSSQSSAPFWSVFTPRAVSTAVARYNFAARDMRELSLREGDSVKIYSKIGGDQGWWKGEANGRIGWFPSTYVDEEGVQ from the exons TGAGCACGACTTGGGCGAGGATGACATCTACGACTGCGTGCCGTGCGACGACGACGGGGATGACATCTACGAGGACATCATTAAGGTGGAAGTACGACAACCCATG ATCAGATATATGCAG AAAATGGGCATGACGGAAGATGACAAGAGAAACTGCTGCCTCGTGGAGATCCAGGAGACGGAAGCAAAGTACTACAAGACTTTGGAGGACATTGAGAGG AATTACATGATCCCATTGAAGCAAGTCTTGAGTCCACAGGACATGGAGGCAATTTTTGTCAACCTTGAG GACGTGATCAAAGTCCACTTCGCCCTCCTACGAGCCATAGACCTGAACATGGTCACCGGAGGAAGTGGTCTGGGCAAGATCTTCCTCGACTTCAAGGAACG GTTGCTGATCTATGGCCTGTACTGCAGCCATATGGAAATCGCCCAGAAGACACTGGATGAGTTAATAGCAACACGAGAGGATGTCAAAATTACAGTAGAG GAATGTACCATGAAGGTGCAGGAGGGGAAGTTCAAGCTGCAGGATCTTCTGGTGGTTCCCATGCAGAGGGTGCTAAAGTATCACCTACTACTGAAG GAACTTTTGAGCCACTCGACTGACCGACCAGAGAGACAGCAACTCAAGGAGGCCCTGGAGGCCATGCAG GACCTGGCCATGTACATCAACGAGGTGAAGAGGGACAATGAGACACTGAAGAAAATCAGCGAATTCCAAAGTTCCATAGAAAATCTT CAGCAGGTGAAACTGGAAGAATACGGGAGGCCCAAGATAGACGGTGAGCTAAAAGTGTGCTCGATTGTCAACCGCACCAAACAGGACCG GTATATATTCCTGTTTGATAAAGTGGTCATTGTCTGCAAGAGAAAAGGTTACAGCTATGAGCTGAAAGAGATTATTGAGCTGCAGTCCTATAAAATGTCGGACGACCCCATGAACAACAGAGACGTGAAAAAG TCAAGTGGAAAAATG TGGTCGTACGGCTTCTACCTGATCCACCTGCAAGGGAAGCAGGGTTTCCAGTTCTTTTGCAAAACAGAGGACACAAAGAGAAAGTGGATGGAGCAGTTTGACATGGCCAT GTCCAATATCAAACCGGAGAGAGCGACGGCCAATCAGCATAACTTCCAAATGCACACCTTTGATAAGAACACGAACTGCCGAGCCTGCAAGATGCTCCTGAG GGGAATCTTCTATCAGGGCTACTACTGCTCTCGCTGTGGAACAGGAGCACACAAAGAGTGTTTGGAAGTCATCACCATCTGTAGAATCA atcccCATGATTTG GAGCCTGGAATATCTTCAG GTCCCAAGATGGTGGCAGTGAGGAACTATCACGGCACGCCGGCACCTCCGGGGAAGGCGCCTCTTTCCTTTCAAACAGGAGATTTTATTGAGCTGCTGAAGGGGGATCCGGACACCGCATGGTGGGAG GGGAAGCTGATGCAAACACAGAAGAGTGGCTTCTTCCCCAGTACATGTGTCAAGCCCTATTTGGACCCAAAG CCTTTCCAGTCATTATCAAGTCGGCAGTCCTCGAGAGAAGCAGACTACTATGGTTATCCATG GTTTGCAGGGAACATGGAGCGCCAGCAGGCTGACAACCTTTTAAAATCCCACAGCAGCGGGACCTACCTTATCAGAGAGCGGACGGCTGAGGCCGAGAGGTTCGCCATCAGCATCAA attTAATGATGAAGTAAAACACATCaaagtcattgaaaaagacagCTGGATTCACATCACTGAGGCCAAGAAGTTCGAGAGTCTTTTG GAGCTGGTGGAGTACTATCAGTCCCATTCACTGAAAGAAAGCTTCAAGTTATTAGACACCACATTGAGACACCCCTACAAGTCAAGAGAACGATCGCTAACACGGGCCAGCACCCGCTCGCCTG CAGCCACCTGCGCCTCCTACAACTTCTCCTTCCTCAGTCCACAGGGCCTCAACTTTTCCTCTCAGAGCTCAGCTCCCTTTTGGTCAG TGTTCACTCCTCGGGCGGTCAGCACAGCCGTGGCCAGATATAACTTTGCAGCACGAGACATGAGGGAGCTGTCGCTGCGAGAAGGAGACAGCGTCAAAATCTACAGCAAGATCGGTGGAGACCAGGGATGGTGGAAAGGAGAGGCCAACGGACGA ATCGGGTGGTTTCCTTCAACCTATGTGGATGAAGAGGGGGTGCAGTAA